A part of Agrobacterium vitis genomic DNA contains:
- a CDS encoding ABC transporter ATP-binding protein — translation MTFLDIQSVSKHYGHVQALNDVSLAIPAGSRTAIVGPSGSGKTTLLRLIAGFEMPDSGRITLGGALQAEPGFIQPAHKRGIGIVSQDGALFPHLSVADNIGFGFERGLKNRIERIRNLAEMVELDPTMLARRPHQLSGGQQQRVALARALGRQPRLMLLDEPFSALDTGLRETMRKAVSKLLAAAGITTILVTHDQTEALSFADQLAVLRDGKLVQAGAPRALYERPIDRQTALFLGEAIVLPATFAAGKANCALGTVPVEGVSTSNGDIMLRPEQICIKQAKTDASRPVRILDVEFSGASGTVTLQLQGNDVAAPTLSVRMSRLDLPMPGDLAHLTVIGSAHVLPPE, via the coding sequence ATGACCTTTCTCGATATTCAATCCGTCAGCAAACACTATGGTCATGTACAGGCGTTGAACGATGTCTCGCTGGCTATTCCCGCTGGCAGCCGCACCGCCATCGTCGGCCCTTCCGGCTCGGGGAAAACCACGCTTTTGCGGTTGATCGCCGGCTTCGAAATGCCGGATTCGGGCCGGATCACCCTTGGCGGTGCGCTTCAGGCCGAGCCGGGCTTCATACAGCCAGCCCATAAGCGCGGCATCGGCATCGTTTCTCAGGACGGCGCGCTGTTTCCTCATCTGAGTGTGGCCGACAATATCGGCTTCGGATTTGAACGCGGGTTGAAGAACCGCATTGAGCGGATCAGGAATTTGGCCGAAATGGTCGAGCTCGATCCGACCATGCTCGCCCGGCGTCCCCATCAACTCTCAGGCGGGCAGCAGCAACGGGTGGCACTGGCGCGCGCCCTTGGCCGTCAACCGCGACTGATGTTGCTGGATGAACCGTTTTCCGCACTGGACACGGGCTTGAGGGAAACCATGCGTAAGGCAGTGTCAAAACTGCTTGCAGCAGCCGGGATCACCACCATTCTCGTCACCCACGACCAGACAGAGGCACTGTCTTTCGCTGACCAGCTTGCTGTATTGCGTGATGGTAAGCTGGTGCAAGCTGGCGCACCCAGAGCGCTTTACGAGCGACCGATCGACCGCCAAACCGCCCTTTTCCTGGGCGAAGCCATCGTTCTTCCCGCGACATTTGCGGCCGGGAAAGCCAATTGCGCGCTCGGAACGGTACCGGTTGAAGGCGTTAGCACCAGCAATGGCGACATCATGCTGCGCCCGGAGCAGATCTGCATCAAACAGGCAAAGACAGATGCAAGCAGACCCGTGCGGATACTGGATGTCGAATTTTCAGGCGCAAGTGGAACTGTAACCTTGCAATTGCAGGGCAACGATGTGGCAGCGCCGACGCTTTCCGTGAGGATGTCGCGCCTTGATCTGCCGATGCCGGGCGATCTGGCTCACTTGACCGTTATCGGCAGCGCCCACGTCCTGCCGCCAGAATAA
- a CDS encoding ABC transporter permease gives MTAGRPHRPAGHIGLLAIAGLVAAFSLVPLGFIAWVTVDVGWETVKTLVFRGRVGDLLINTVLLEATTIPITVVLAVALAWLIERTRLPWAGLWSWLMVTPLAVPAFVHSYAWIGIAPGMHGLWSAVLISVLAYFPFLYLPVAASLRRLDPAIEDAAASLGLGPWQVFFRVVLPQLRLAILGGALLVALHLLSEYGLFVMIRFDTFATAIVDQFQSAYNSPAANMLSGVLVFCCLLLLGLDGILRGSERYARVGSGAIRPSLRHGLGGFVVPALLVLLTVTVLALGVPVYTLLRWLYIGGLQAWQNDMVWTAFVETIVLAVTGGILSMLAAAPMAWLSVRAPGRLQKVLEACHYYVGSLPGVVVALALVTITVRVALPFYQTFATLIAAYILLFLPRAMVGLRSSISQAPVELERAAMSLGKSPTQAVWLTTMRLAAPGAAASIALVAMGITNELTATLMLAPNGVDTLATKFWSLTSEIDYVAAAPFALMMVVLSLPLTLLLQSQSKRTAGQ, from the coding sequence ATAACGGCAGGGCGCCCGCACCGGCCCGCCGGGCATATCGGTCTGCTGGCCATTGCCGGCCTCGTCGCGGCCTTCAGCCTTGTGCCGCTCGGTTTTATCGCCTGGGTAACGGTCGATGTCGGCTGGGAGACGGTGAAAACCCTGGTCTTTCGTGGCCGTGTCGGCGACCTGCTGATCAATACGGTCCTGCTGGAAGCAACAACCATCCCCATTACCGTCGTGCTTGCCGTGGCCCTCGCCTGGCTGATCGAGCGGACACGCCTGCCCTGGGCCGGGCTTTGGTCCTGGCTGATGGTGACGCCGCTTGCTGTTCCGGCGTTCGTGCACAGCTATGCCTGGATCGGCATTGCCCCCGGCATGCACGGGCTGTGGAGCGCTGTTCTAATTTCCGTGCTTGCCTATTTCCCGTTCCTCTACTTGCCTGTTGCCGCCTCTCTTCGCCGGCTCGATCCGGCCATAGAGGACGCCGCTGCCTCGCTCGGTCTTGGGCCGTGGCAAGTCTTCTTCCGCGTGGTCTTGCCGCAACTGCGTCTCGCCATTCTGGGTGGTGCGTTGCTGGTGGCGCTGCATCTGTTGTCCGAGTACGGCCTGTTCGTGATGATCCGGTTCGACACTTTTGCAACCGCCATCGTCGACCAGTTTCAGTCTGCCTATAACAGCCCCGCCGCCAATATGCTAAGCGGCGTTCTGGTGTTCTGCTGCCTGCTGCTCTTGGGTCTTGACGGCATTTTGCGCGGCAGCGAGCGCTATGCGCGCGTTGGCTCTGGCGCCATTCGGCCGTCTCTGCGCCATGGCTTGGGCGGATTTGTCGTTCCAGCCCTGTTGGTGCTGCTAACGGTGACGGTGCTGGCGCTTGGCGTGCCTGTCTATACGCTGCTGCGGTGGCTCTATATCGGCGGTTTGCAGGCCTGGCAAAATGACATGGTTTGGACCGCCTTTGTCGAAACCATCGTGCTCGCAGTCACCGGCGGCATCCTCTCGATGCTGGCCGCAGCGCCGATGGCCTGGTTGTCGGTGCGCGCGCCCGGACGCCTGCAAAAGGTGCTGGAAGCCTGCCATTATTATGTCGGCTCTCTGCCCGGCGTCGTCGTGGCGCTGGCGCTGGTAACCATCACTGTGAGGGTAGCGCTGCCTTTCTACCAGACATTCGCAACGCTGATCGCTGCCTATATCCTGCTTTTCCTGCCGCGTGCCATGGTTGGTTTGCGCTCCAGCATTTCGCAGGCTCCGGTGGAACTGGAAAGGGCCGCCATGAGCCTTGGCAAAAGCCCGACCCAGGCGGTCTGGCTGACAACCATGCGGCTGGCCGCACCCGGTGCCGCCGCCAGTATCGCGCTGGTTGCCATGGGCATCACCAATGAACTGACCGCAACGCTGATGCTGGCCCCAAATGGGGTCGACACGCTTGCCACCAAATTCTGGTCGCTGACCAGCGAAATCGACTATGTGGCAGCGGCTCCCTTCGCCTTGATGATGGTCGTTCTCTCCCTGCCCCTTACCCTGCTTTTGCAGTCGCAATCCAAACGCACGGCTGGCCAATGA